The DNA region TTTTGTATGGTTTATTCTACTGTAAAAGTGAACCAAGTCTCCCACGTTTGGCCCCAGTCCAGAATCCTTATCTTTGTTTCCACATCCCAGAACAGAAGTCTCAAAACTGCTTTCATGAAGATCAAGTGGAACATCTCAGTTGCAGTCTCTCCTACCTCATAATCTAGCTCAACCATTCATCAGTAAAGACAGAAGTGGGAAATTCAGCTGGCAGCCCCTTCAAAGACTTAAGGCTTTCTTAAGCTTATCCTATTGGACAGGCTCTTcaagagaatgagaaaaatcagttttccacAGTTATGGGAGCCAAATTTCACCTACTTAAATTTCCAGGAGCAACTGGTGAATGGGAATAGATCCCCAGGATCAACGCTTTCATGAACTGGACCCCCTAGCTGTTGTCTGGTCTCTTATCAAGtacatttaaaatgctgcagtcaAAGACTCTACAGACAGACAACAACATCAATAGCACAGACAAGCCTAAGGAAAGCTGGGCAAACACCCAAAAGTCACATGATTATCCAGACTAGCTAAATGTCTCTGGTCTTAGACTAAGAGGTCTCACAAGAGCAAGCGATTTTGCTTCTTGTGCTAGAGACCATTTCCtaaaaatgaagtgaaacaGCTTCTAGAGTATCAAAACATCTCACAAACACCATGTCTATAGAGTGCACAGTAGCTGGGGTGGGGTAGAAGAAGTAAGACTACACCACTTccaacagaagacaaaacaccatgtAATTATAGCACTGACCTTGGGAAGCAGAGGGATCTTGTTCAGTCTGATCCCAGGAATCTCTCTGAAAATGTCACAAGAGAGTCAAGAGAAGTATGCACTCAAACCTCCCTCTGTCTACCAGACCCCCATCCACTACACACAAAATATTCATGACTCACTGGAGATATCAGGGTGCTAGAAAAGGACTCCTGAACACTGCTAACAAATTCTCTCCCCCTTGACTGCAATAAAAATTCACACCTATAAGCAGAAAGATTTAAATACATTAGTACAGGATAGCTCAAGTGAAAGTAGCAGTAGTGGTTTGAATTTTTGAAGCAAAGGGTGCTATTGGGTTATGAGCAAAGTGCTATATTCATTAAAGAAGAGGGAGCATCATggtctccccccccccgctgccccttGTTGCATGAAGGGCAACAAGAGGCTCATGGTCCCCCCCTTAATTCAGTCTTCATGTTTGGCCCAAGATGAGCTCAGCTGCAACATCCTTTCGAACACATAACAGAAAATGTGATCAGAGACCagttcacagaaaaacacaagaactgctacagaaaaacaagctttacaatatctttctttttgtacCTCAATAGTAGAGCCAAAGCCGTTCTTTGATGTCAAAGTGATTTTAGTTGAATTTTTAGATAGTGAACTCTAGGTGAAATTAGAAAATCTCAGGTCTGAACTGTGCCATTGTACCTGAGCTTGAacatttgattttgcttttaaagtgaGAGTGTCTAAATATTTAGGCTTTGTCACTTCTATTTGTacagatctttttaaaaaactagttACAGCTTAGACAACCATCATCCAGTAGGTTTCATCATTAACACAGAACACTCCAGTGATACTTTGGAATCAAAGATGTGGCAATGCCTGAGAAGAAGCCTAAAGGGACTGAAGTTCACTGTGCTGGAGTCAGTGAACTATTGTAAGGAATAACATATGCAGGGACACACCAGACACATCAACTACTTTTTGGGGAGGGTGGAAAGGGAGaaacaggagaggagaggcaatTGAAGATATGATGATCAGGTTTTCAGGCCAATCTTTGATTCTTCCACATGAGAGGGGAGAGTGGGAGGAAGGCATTTTTGGAAGACAGTACAGACTAAGTGGCCAACCTAGAAACAAGTTTTCTATCTTGACTCACTACGAGGATCTGAAGACAGTCCCTTGCTGTGCAACTTTGACCTGGAGGATTCATAACCTTTCTCTTCAGATTTCAGGGATTTCCAGAAGGCTACAGACTATTGAAACAGTTCATGCAGTTAAACATGACTGAACATACCTGACTAGCTCTTCACCTGCTCTAGCTACATAGAAAAACCCAGAACTAAGCTAATAACAGAGCCTGGAAGCAGCGCTTATTACTAGTACACCTGTGACTCATTTGTCTCTCAGCTGGGGGTACTTCTGGCTTATGAAAGAGGAAATCAGTGTGAAATGCACAGCATATCTTTTGCTCTTGCTACAAGGGACCTTTGTCAACCAAGACTGACTTACCCCGGATACCATTTGGCATGTTCCCTCCAAGGATCGTCTCCAAACGACCAGTTCCTCACACCTCCATCACAGTAAAAACACCTCACCACATCATCTTGTCCTGAAAAAGACATTAAGAGATTATTTGGCATCCGAGACCCTGTATGCTCTACTAGCCCCAGATGAGGGCCGGGGGAAAGATTCAGCACAAAAGGCAGGTGACCGGACAGACAGATGTGCACACGACAGTTCACCAATGCTGTGCAAGTTGTTATAGGGGCAGGAAATCCAATGAGAGTTTGAACTCCCAGAGCTGCGGCTGGTTGAGACGATTCCAGAACAGGGTCACAAGCTAACAGGCAGCATGCATGTGAGCACCACAGCTCCCATGTACGCACACACCTATCCAATCCCCTCCTGCCTGCGATTAAAGCTGTAATTAATTATACCTATAAACAGACTTTGTTTCCTAACCACAATCTGCCATAACCGGCAGCAGGCACAGTCAGATGATGTACTCAGCTTCCCCATCTCATAGGTGTAATAATTTGCCACAACATGATCACAGGCTACCCAGCCTGCTTCTGTGCTTCTCCTCACAGAaatcacaggggaaaaaaaaattaaagccacAGTTCAGAAGAACTGCCTACAAATGCCCTGCCCTAAGGGCAACGAACCAATGTCAGTGAAGGCTGCCAGTGAGTTTGGGTCACAGGCACGATCCTCCAAACACTCCTGAGAGTGCTGCTTGGCTTAACTCGAGTGCTCAGTTCCAGAGTTCTCCTGCTGAAGTGACCGCAGGGGAGTGCCGtgtcaggctgctgctgcctaaCGAGTCCCCAGAGTAAGGCTCTGTGCTGGGCTCTCaaacagctgctctgcaagTGATAAATCAAGTCCAACACAAAACACACAGGTTTTTAGCTGCCAATGCTGCTTTCTAGTTTATTTGGTGTTCCTGGCCATGCTGGTCTTTTGTATgccttaaaaattaataaaaagacaaaagcagcagataaGCTAATATGCCTATAATGCTCTTCCATTTAGGCATGCATGCTGTTCAGCCCCTGCTACTGTGCTCCAAGTAGACAGGTACGATTCTCAGTGTTAACTGGATTCATAGCAAGATCCAGGTTATGCAGTTTGAGTGAAAATCTTTCAGAAGTTGAGAGGCACACTAGCAAACTAACCAGTCACTTCCTCTAACTCAAGCTAAAAGAACAGAAGGTCAGGTATTTAGACAGACTTTCCTATGTGCATGTCATTCACCACATTGCATCTCACATTTTTCCAGCTGTCACAAcatttaaagctgttttttcccATTCCCACCTTTACCaacaaacagtatttaaataaatggagAAAGGGGCAATGCAATTTCACTTCAACAATAGGAGCATGAGGCATTCAGGATGCACCGGTTTGTTTCTGCTAAGGGAGCTTTAGTTTATGGACCCTGCCTGTCACTTCCTTCCATGCCTCTGTTTGATGtgcaaatacaaaatgaatAGATTCCTTCATATGGAAGAAGTCACACTTGTAACGCACAGAAACATCACTACATTATTAGCTTTCAAAAAACAGAAGGATCCCCCAATATCCCCAAAGGACTAACATACTGTAAATATTTCCTCTGACTGGTCCACCCAGGGAGGAGCACTTATTCAAACCTATTATCTAACCAGCAAAGCCTTCTCAAGGGGAAACCATGACATATATCGATACTCAGATGCGTATGATAACAAGTACTGCCCATtttcctcaaaacaaaaaaagtatgttttatttctgtattacaaTCCAGGGTCCTTATGGCAACAAGCCACAGTGACAGCCAAATGGGTTGACTACCTACAGGTTTAACCCAGATTtttgagaagagaaggcttcagTGCGAGACAGAGCATATACAAAACATGACATGCTAAGTAAGTGCCTCAAGTCCTTTTAGAAGTGCAAGTAATAAACAGGCTCAATGGATCTTAAAGCACACACTTTTCTGGCAGTAAAGCATCTGTTTAAAACGTGTCACTTTTTCCACTCCTCCTGGTCAGGGAATTGACTTACTAGTGGACCCCTCCATACCCAAAGAGGAATTAACACAGAAGCGAATTCTGTACAAGCAGCAAGGGAAATGGCACAGGCTGAAGGAAGGATGTGGTTTCTAACTACACTACCCATACTTGCAAGTATTTGTGCCGGCAATAAAAAATAGTAACACCTGCAAAAGCTAACTTGAATAAGAGTTAAAAACATTTCCCCGGAGTACCTACCTGTGTAAAAGAATCCTGCTCTAGCCAGTTGCTCAGGATGCATGTCAGTATATTGCGGCCAATTCTGAAATGTAGAGAGTCTCATCTCCTCCGTTACCATCTCTGGGTATTCTGGTTCATTGGGCAGGGCTGTCTCTTCACTGCCTATCCCCTGCAAAAGACTGAGGAACTGCCCATCCACGGTGTCAAAGATTTCCTGAAGAGGAAGCATCTCTTGGTTCCCAACATCTTCACCACAAATGAATTTACAGGAAGGGAAGAACTTCAGGTGCTCTGCTATTGGGCAGTCACCAGGTCTCCAGTCCTTCAGGacaccaccacagcagaaacactGTACTTCATCTCTCGGACCCACAAAGAAAAAGCCAGCCTTGGCCAAATCTCGGGCAGACACAGGTGAGGTGCCTGGCCATTGCCAAAAAGTCCTCAGTCTTCTTGCTTCGTTCCTCATGCTGGATTCAAACAAGTGGCAGCAAGCAGCCCTGAGCTCAATCTCCTCCTCTGGTGTCATGTCCCCCATGTTCTCGCTCTGAAAGAGAGGATGAGATAACCCAGATAAATCCAGTCAGCTGGATTCCCAGCGTCAGGCAGCACTCGCCCTGCGTTATTTGTTCCTCATCCCCATGCATATTCCAGAAAGCTCCTGGTCTTGACAAAGCTGAGCTTGTTTCGGAATTGCAGCCCAATCAGAGATCTGGTGGTTCTGTACTTTGCTGTTGAACTTTTGCTGAGTCCTCACCAGTGCCTGAAGGGAAGAGACTAGCACTTTCTGAGCGCCTCTGCCAATTCACAGGAGAGATGCTTGCGGGAACAGAGAGTGGAGGGGAGGGCAAAACCCGTGCTGCCTCCCTAGCTGAGCCAATCCAGCTTTTGGCATCTGGTCTGCATGATAAACCCCCAGTCAGTTTGCTCAGCCTTTAAGTTAACATTAAAAAGactctgctcttttctttttttcccccctaaaaaGAGTTTTAAGGCATGCCATAACAAAGCAGAGAACAGCCACACCCAAACAGTGTCTCATTATATTCAGATTACAGCCAAACACTACCAGAATATCAGTAGATTTTTCATAACCTTATTAGGGTAATTAAACAGTGAATACAAAGAAATACGTCTATAAAAGATAACTTCCCCAGGACACAGTCTAAAATTATTAGGTCCGGTTTCTATAGACAGGTGCCCTTAAATCAAAGATAAGGCATTTTGTGCCTGTTGTAGTTCTGTGCAAGAGGAAGAGTGAAATTAAAGAAGTTACTGAGCGCCCAATTACCCAAGCCCTCATCCTACTTAATGTAACAGCCCTTCCCTGAACGAGTAAGCTAAATTGCAACTCAACTACTGCTTGTAATACTTTCTATATGGCTGGCAAATACACTTTCAAAAGGTCATACAATTACACAACTGAGAATCAGGATCAATTTAACTAATCACTCCAAAGGAATTCCTTTAGAGTGAAGTCACTACACATGTGACTAAGCAGGAGGTGCAATCaaatcaattttttaatttaagtgcCCTGAAAATCCCCTCACCACCTAACTCTGTAGGTCAATTCATCCCAACAAAGTGCTAACTATCAACTGGTTATCAGAGCTAAGCAATATAAGCACACAGACCCAAAACATCACACAGGCAAATAttaaattagaggaaaaaaaaaaccccaaacccacccccacAAAGATATGGCATTTCAAAGCTGGTACACCAGAGTATTAAGATAACAGATAACTAGTGCAGTGTGCTCTTTTGAACAGGCACACTGTAAAAAGCAATCAAGTGGAGACCACCTgtacagcagctcctctgcagcaaaCACGGTCACAGAGACTGCTAAGAGGCACTCAGGCCACGAGCATCTCTGAAGTACTGTTCCTCTTAGTTAAGTGCTGCAGCACATTTgggcggggaaaaaaaaaacaaaccaaccttaCAGGGCATCTCAGTTGCAAGACCTGTAGCCAGAGTTAATAAATCCATCCTTTATAGGTATTACGCATTTagtgagattttaaaaacaaaagcaagcttGCTCAACCACGTGCCTCTCCCAGTAGAAGGTagcaaggaagagaaagttCATTAGCAACTAGAGTTTTCTTCTATAAATATCATCACAGAAACCAGAGTTGTAAGGAAAGAAGGCTCCAGAAGTTTCTTTTAGAAACT from Pelecanus crispus isolate bPelCri1 chromosome 14, bPelCri1.pri, whole genome shotgun sequence includes:
- the BIRC7 gene encoding baculoviral IAP repeat-containing protein 7, producing the protein MGDMTPEEEIELRAACCHLFESSMRNEARRLRTFWQWPGTSPVSARDLAKAGFFFVGPRDEVQCFCCGGVLKDWRPGDCPIAEHLKFFPSCKFICGEDVGNQEMLPLQEIFDTVDGQFLSLLQGIGSEETALPNEPEYPEMVTEEMRLSTFQNWPQYTDMHPEQLARAGFFYTGQDDVVRCFYCDGGVRNWSFGDDPWREHAKWYPGCEFLLQSRGREFVSSVQESFSSTLISPRDSWDQTEQDPSASQDPLRNWELQAPPSLDQFTIVQNVLQMGFDPTWVASLVENKYMLTGTCYCSESELISDLLQSDWEESSSAEESRDAVQRETETSSSREGMQSVQQKESDESRMSTEEQLRRLQEERMCKVCMDRDVSVVFVPCGHLVACGECALNLRLCPICRAVIRGTVRTFMS